A segment of the Gemmatimonadales bacterium genome:
TGGTCGCCAGGAGCCTGGCCGCCATGACTTTGATGGTGGCTCCGGCCGCGGCAGCTCAAGCGGTCGTCGACGTCTCTATCGGTGCTCCGGCGAAGGAGTCGAAGTGGGTCGTGGACATGGTGCACTCGCAGGTCGATTTCGGGGTCCGACATTTAGTCGGGCGGGTGCGCGGCACCTTTACCAAGTGGTACGCCGTACTCGCGGCGAAAGAGGGAGACTGGAAGCTCGGCACGGTAAACGTCGCGGTTCAGACCGCCAGCTTGAACACCGGCAATGCATACCGCGATGCCGACCTCCGCTCGGACCGGTTCTTCGCGGTCGACCGCTATCCGAGAATGACGTTCCAGGGGACCGGGTTCGCGGCGACCGACAGTACCGTCGAAGTGAGCGGAATCCTCACCATCAAAGGCCATTCGAAACCCGTGATACTTACGGGGCAATACCGGGGGATCGCGAAGGACAGTGACGGTCATGAGCGAATTGCGTTTGAGGCGGCCGGCGAGGTGGATCGGCGAGACTTCGGCATCGACTGGAATGAGACCGTTGGCGGCACGGAATTGATTGGAAACAACGTGGAGATCACGATCGGCATCGAAGCGGTGCGAGCCGACTGAAGCAGGGGGTGCCGGTATCGGAAGCGAGGTATGCAATGTCTCATTCTCTTGAGCTGACGGCGCGGGTGGTGGTGGAACTCGAGTGTGAGCCACGGGTAGACCCCGCCCTCATCAGGGTGACCGTTGATAACGGCCTGGTGACGCTGAGCGGAGTGGTCAGCTCCTACGCGCAGAAGGTGGTCGCGGAGCGCGCCGTCAAGCGCGTCCCAGAGGTTAAGGCTGTGGCAAGCAATCTGGAGGTCCGCCTTCCGTTCACCGCGTGCCCCAAGGACAGCGAGCTCGCACAGGCGGTCGCGTCAGGGTTGGAATGGGACGTCATGCTGCCGGACGCTTCTGTGCAGGTACGGGTTGCCGATGGGTGGGTCACCTTGGAGGGTCAGCTGGCCACCGAGCGCCAGCGCGCCGCGGCACAAGGGGCGGTGGCTCGGGTCACCGGGGTTCGTGGGGTGTCCGATCTTATCCGAGTCGAACCGATCAACTCGCCGACCGATCTTCCGGGACGCGTATCCCGGTAGCCCCGTCCAGGCATCCCCTGGCCTTGTGACCTGACAACGCGTCCGGCCTCAGCTCACGAGTACCGCTTCGAGCGGCCGGCGCGGCGAGCGACGCCATCCCCCAGATCGGGACGCGCCGACGCGGAAGAGCTGCTGCGGTATCCATGCACGCTTGGGAAACAACCTCGCTACATGGGCGCGAATCTCGGGAACCTGCATCGTCCGACTCATCGGCTGAATGTTCAGACCGAGCGCTGTGGCCGTGAGCCAGAGGCGCTCCAGGAGTTGGCCTGTGCGTAGGTGAGCGACGTGATTGTCCTCGCGCGAGCTGATGAGTCCAACTGATGCGGCGCTGTCTAGAAAGGCACGGTCCTGCCTCGCGATCGCCCGGCCAAGGTCCAGGCGTGAGAGGACTTGGCGACCGAGTCGCGAGATCGACCGCGAGGTTCCAAATACCCCGGCGCCCACCGAGGAAGCCAGCTCTCGGCGGAATTCCCGACTGGCGAAGGTCTGGAGGTCCGCCTCCGTCATGAGCACCTCAATGCACTGTCGAGTCGGCCAATCCTCAATGAGATCCAACCGAAGGTCGTTTTCAATGCAGCACTGTTTCAGGCGCCCCCACTGGTGGTCGTCGATCAGGGTCGGGCGGTACGAACGGCTGTCACTGCTCCGGCGGAGAATCGTGCGTAGCGGAATGGTCTTCCTAACAGCTGATCGGGTTCCTCCGGGC
Coding sequences within it:
- a CDS encoding BON domain-containing protein; translated protein: MSHSLELTARVVVELECEPRVDPALIRVTVDNGLVTLSGVVSSYAQKVVAERAVKRVPEVKAVASNLEVRLPFTACPKDSELAQAVASGLEWDVMLPDASVQVRVADGWVTLEGQLATERQRAAAQGAVARVTGVRGVSDLIRVEPINSPTDLPGRVSR
- a CDS encoding YceI family protein — encoded protein: MTMRLAGMVARSLAAMTLMVAPAAAAQAVVDVSIGAPAKESKWVVDMVHSQVDFGVRHLVGRVRGTFTKWYAVLAAKEGDWKLGTVNVAVQTASLNTGNAYRDADLRSDRFFAVDRYPRMTFQGTGFAATDSTVEVSGILTIKGHSKPVILTGQYRGIAKDSDGHERIAFEAAGEVDRRDFGIDWNETVGGTELIGNNVEITIGIEAVRAD